The Clostridium septicum genome contains a region encoding:
- a CDS encoding DUF5050 domain-containing protein, which translates to MLKKAIPLVLLSSFFLTACSAAEKAKNETKDKNNKIEISQPTTPPNSNLTLVDKSITYSPYLNLGNLIFFPDKENNNKLSTTEKSTSNSYVLNDNIKDTFNYPVESLITIDNSIYFSNTSDNNSLYKLDYQRNEFTKVNNNSVYNLTSQSKELYYINRTDNNKLYHYNLANSTSYSLSDDSCGKFIINGNSILYQNLSDGAKLYSISIDGNNRKKLTDNSVDSFTVYSGQILFINSDENNSLYKLDVKSERTNKIASINGTELKNSNNKLYFINIASGNNLCSLSVDLNKNEAKASQITTDSINQYYLNDNEIFLDKTLDVNKTYVIKQN; encoded by the coding sequence ATGTTAAAAAAAGCTATACCTTTAGTCTTATTATCTAGTTTTTTCTTAACAGCTTGTTCTGCAGCAGAAAAAGCAAAAAACGAAACTAAAGATAAGAACAATAAAATAGAAATTTCTCAGCCCACTACACCCCCTAATTCCAATTTAACTTTGGTAGATAAATCTATTACATATTCACCATATTTAAATTTAGGAAATCTGATATTTTTCCCAGACAAGGAAAATAACAATAAATTATCAACAACTGAAAAATCTACATCTAATTCCTATGTTCTAAATGATAATATAAAGGATACTTTTAATTATCCTGTTGAATCATTAATTACAATTGATAATTCTATATATTTTTCAAATACATCAGATAACAATAGTTTATACAAATTGGATTATCAACGTAATGAATTTACTAAAGTAAATAATAATTCTGTTTATAATTTAACTTCTCAATCAAAAGAACTTTATTATATAAATAGAACTGATAATAATAAACTTTATCATTATAATTTAGCCAATTCAACTTCATATAGCTTATCAGATGATTCATGTGGTAAATTTATAATAAATGGGAATTCAATACTTTATCAAAACCTTAGTGATGGAGCTAAACTTTATAGCATATCAATAGATGGTAATAATAGAAAGAAGTTAACCGATAACTCTGTAGATAGTTTTACTGTTTATAGTGGACAAATACTTTTTATAAATTCAGATGAAAATAACTCATTATATAAATTAGATGTAAAATCTGAAAGAACTAATAAGATAGCTTCAATTAATGGTACCGAACTTAAAAACTCTAACAATAAATTATATTTTATTAATATAGCCTCAGGCAATAATCTTTGTTCTTTATCTGTTGATTTAAATAAAAATGAAGCAAAAGCTTCTCAAATAACTACAGATTCTATAAATCAATATTATCTTAACGATAATGAAATTTTCTTAGATAAAACCCTAGATGTGAATAAAACTTATGTAATTAAACAGAATTAA
- a CDS encoding S66 peptidase family protein produces MLKLNPLSPSSTIGIVAPASAEDPNIIDKKILEFEELGFNVKKGKHIYDKYGYLAGTDSNRAEDLMDMFIDNSIDAILCLRGGYGSMRMIPYLNLKTIKQNPKPFCGYSDITLLLNYISKKCNFATFHAPMITSNFKDSVTQDYFINTLTNHNMNFYNLKKISNNKITYINKNNFNGKLVGGNLSIICSSIGTPYELNFKNSIVLIEEIDESPYAIDRMLTQLIYSGKLKHSSGIILGDFTNCTSKNKNSAEFNIDEVINQKLSQLKIPVIKGFPIGHSYPNVTLPIGSKLSFNYKNDLLNISENIFKNSK; encoded by the coding sequence TTGTTAAAATTAAATCCTCTATCCCCTTCTTCTACTATAGGAATAGTAGCCCCTGCTTCGGCTGAAGATCCTAATATAATCGATAAAAAGATATTAGAATTTGAAGAGTTAGGCTTTAACGTAAAAAAAGGAAAGCATATTTATGATAAATATGGTTATTTAGCCGGAACTGACTCTAATAGAGCTGAAGATTTAATGGATATGTTTATTGATAATTCTATAGATGCTATTTTATGCCTCAGAGGTGGCTATGGATCTATGCGAATGATTCCTTATTTAAACCTTAAAACTATTAAGCAAAATCCAAAACCTTTTTGTGGCTATAGTGATATAACTCTTCTTCTTAATTATATATCTAAAAAATGTAATTTTGCCACATTTCACGCTCCTATGATAACTTCTAATTTTAAGGACTCTGTTACTCAAGATTATTTTATAAACACTTTAACTAATCATAATATGAACTTCTATAATTTAAAGAAAATTAGTAATAATAAAATTACTTATATTAATAAAAATAATTTTAATGGAAAACTTGTGGGTGGTAATCTTAGTATAATTTGTTCATCTATTGGAACTCCTTATGAACTAAATTTTAAAAACTCTATTGTGCTAATTGAAGAAATAGATGAGAGCCCTTATGCTATAGATAGAATGCTTACACAGCTTATATATTCTGGTAAATTAAAACACTCTTCAGGAATTATTTTAGGTGACTTTACAAATTGTACTTCTAAAAATAAAAACTCTGCTGAGTTTAATATAGATGAAGTTATAAATCAAAAATTATCACAATTAAAAATTCCAGTTATAAAAGGATTTCCTATTGGCCATAGCTACCCTAATGTAACTTTACCCATAGGTAGTAAATTATCTTTTAATTATAAAAATGATTTACTAAATATATCGGAAAATATATTTAAAAACTCTAAATAA
- a CDS encoding magnesium transporter CorA family protein, with the protein MIQIYKSRSEQDPSLKILDNLEQGCWINIIAPSDEELILISKKTGVPLSFLKAPLDDEETSRIDIEDGCVLVVVDIPFTEMEDNSLTYDTYPLAIIHTEKQLITVCLKNSRILTDFINGKVKSFYSFKKSRFILQILNKISTYYLLYLRQIDKKSLMIEKRLHKSMKNRELIQLHSLEKSLVYFSTSLKANEITLEKMLKLEIMQKYEDDKDVLEDVIIENKQAIEMTEIYSNILASTMDFFASVISNNLNIVMKILASVTILMAIPTVIGGIFGMNFVEMPLLKNPAGFNITMIITAVLTGVTAFILYKKGMFS; encoded by the coding sequence ATGATTCAAATTTATAAAAGCAGAAGTGAGCAAGATCCTTCCTTAAAAATATTAGATAATTTAGAGCAAGGATGTTGGATTAATATTATTGCTCCTTCTGATGAAGAATTAATATTAATATCTAAAAAAACAGGAGTACCTCTTTCATTTTTAAAAGCTCCTTTAGATGATGAAGAAACATCTCGTATAGATATTGAAGATGGTTGTGTTTTAGTTGTTGTGGATATTCCTTTTACTGAAATGGAAGACAACTCTCTTACTTATGATACATACCCTCTAGCTATAATACACACAGAGAAACAATTAATAACTGTATGTTTAAAAAATAGTAGAATACTAACTGACTTTATAAATGGTAAAGTAAAATCATTTTATTCATTTAAAAAATCAAGATTTATACTACAGATATTAAATAAAATATCAACTTATTATTTACTTTATCTTAGACAAATAGATAAAAAAAGTTTAATGATAGAAAAAAGACTTCATAAATCAATGAAAAATAGAGAACTTATTCAATTGCACTCACTAGAAAAATCTCTTGTTTATTTTTCTACCTCTCTAAAAGCTAATGAAATAACTTTAGAAAAAATGCTTAAACTTGAAATAATGCAAAAGTATGAAGATGATAAAGATGTTTTAGAAGATGTTATTATAGAAAATAAGCAGGCTATAGAAATGACAGAAATATATAGTAATATTCTTGCTAGTACAATGGATTTTTTTGCATCTGTTATATCTAATAATCTAAATATAGTTATGAAAATTCTAGCCTCTGTTACAATCTTAATGGCTATTCCTACAGTTATAGGTGGAATATTTGGGATGAACTTTGTTGAAATGCCATTATTAAAAAATCCTGCTGGTTTTAACATTACAATGATAATAACAGCAGTTCTTACAGGTGTTACAGCTTTTATACTATATAAAAAAGGAATGTTCAGTTAA
- a CDS encoding amidohydrolase translates to MKQEIISYLSTCRNDIFDLCKYLYDNPEDSYNEIKSCKYLSNLLTKYGFNVDNNFLDLSTSFYATKGSGHPKVCFLCEYDAIPGEGHITGHNLLSATSIAAAISLGNVIDKAGGSVIVIGCPGEYLGGTKSVMVKQGVFADIDVVLLAHPDIITSESGSSSAIIPLSVKFIGNSGLSFLNKGSYTSLDGILLTFNILNSLLKGFPEDVEVNSILSQGGFTPLLLPLESEAKFYIRAKEMDIAKIAEGKLREIIIYVSKLIRVQYSMSLYEPENEELITNRTLNRLFSHNLKESGTINISEPRDVYSGLSLGIVSKTVPCIHPYISIIENNAIKYGTKDFADATISDYALEQSIKAAQALAFTGLDIIQNENLLYEVKNEFYKK, encoded by the coding sequence ATGAAACAAGAAATTATTTCTTATTTATCTACATGTCGTAATGATATATTTGACTTATGTAAATATTTATATGATAACCCTGAAGATAGTTATAATGAAATTAAAAGTTGCAAATATTTATCTAATTTATTAACAAAGTATGGATTTAATGTTGACAACAATTTTTTAGATTTATCTACTTCTTTTTATGCTACTAAAGGAAGTGGGCATCCTAAAGTTTGCTTTTTATGTGAATATGATGCTATTCCTGGAGAAGGACATATAACAGGACATAATTTATTATCCGCTACTTCTATAGCTGCTGCTATATCACTAGGTAATGTTATTGATAAAGCAGGAGGTAGTGTAATTGTAATAGGCTGTCCTGGTGAATATCTTGGCGGAACTAAATCTGTAATGGTAAAACAAGGTGTATTTGCTGATATTGATGTAGTACTTCTAGCTCATCCTGATATAATTACGTCAGAAAGTGGAAGCTCATCTGCAATCATTCCTTTAAGTGTTAAATTTATAGGAAATAGCGGTTTAAGTTTTCTTAATAAAGGAAGCTATACCTCATTAGATGGTATACTATTAACATTTAATATATTAAATTCGCTTTTAAAAGGCTTCCCTGAAGATGTAGAAGTCAATTCTATATTATCTCAAGGTGGCTTCACACCATTGCTTTTGCCTCTTGAATCAGAGGCTAAATTTTATATAAGAGCCAAAGAAATGGATATTGCTAAAATTGCAGAGGGTAAATTACGTGAGATAATTATTTATGTATCAAAATTGATTAGGGTTCAATACTCTATGTCTTTATACGAACCTGAAAATGAAGAGCTTATTACAAACAGAACATTGAATAGGTTATTTAGTCATAATCTTAAAGAAAGTGGAACTATAAATATATCAGAACCTAGAGATGTTTATTCTGGGTTAAGCTTAGGAATTGTTAGTAAAACTGTTCCTTGTATTCATCCATATATATCAATAATAGAAAATAATGCTATAAAATATGGGACTAAGGATTTTGCTGATGCAACTATTTCTGATTATGCATTAGAACAAAGCATAAAAGCCGCTCAAGCTCTAGCTTTTACTGGTTTAGATATTATACAAAATGAAAATCTTTTATATGAAGTTAAAAATGAATTTTATAAAAAATAG
- a CDS encoding sigma factor G inhibitor Gin yields MKIKFKDIQKGRNEKVCFVCRNQEENGIIIARKLICKSCQSKILNANINSKQYDFYKDKIKEALTSKYNFQF; encoded by the coding sequence ATGAAGATTAAATTTAAAGATATTCAAAAAGGTAGAAATGAAAAAGTATGTTTTGTATGTAGAAATCAAGAGGAAAATGGTATAATTATAGCAAGAAAATTAATTTGTAAAAGTTGTCAGAGTAAGATATTAAATGCTAATATAAATAGTAAACAATACGATTTTTATAAGGACAAGATTAAAGAGGCTTTAACTAGCAAATATAATTTTCAATTTTAG
- the tmk gene encoding dTMP kinase, whose product MEKGKFIVFEGGDGSGKSTILEMIYNYLKEKGIECVKTREPGGIKISEDIRTIILDTNNTEMDSRTEALLYAAARRQHLVEKVIVALNEGKIVLCDRFVYSSLAYQGYARGLGIDEVFTINKFAIEEYMPDLTILFDVDPQIGLDRIAKNSSREVNRLDLEKLDFHYKVREGYEIVYQNNKDKIIKINAEKSLEEVFEEVKTLILDSIKY is encoded by the coding sequence ATGGAAAAAGGAAAGTTTATAGTATTCGAAGGTGGAGATGGATCTGGTAAGAGTACTATTTTAGAAATGATATACAATTATTTAAAAGAAAAAGGTATTGAATGTGTAAAAACTAGAGAACCTGGTGGTATTAAAATATCAGAGGATATAAGAACTATAATATTAGATACAAACAATACAGAAATGGATAGCAGAACAGAAGCGTTACTTTATGCCGCAGCAAGAAGACAACATTTAGTAGAAAAGGTTATAGTGGCATTAAATGAGGGGAAAATAGTTTTATGTGATAGATTTGTTTATTCCTCTTTGGCTTATCAAGGATATGCAAGAGGTTTAGGAATCGATGAAGTGTTTACGATAAATAAATTTGCAATTGAAGAATATATGCCAGATTTAACTATTTTATTTGATGTAGACCCACAAATTGGCTTAGATAGAATTGCTAAGAATTCAAGTAGAGAAGTAAATAGATTGGATTTAGAAAAATTAGATTTTCATTACAAGGTTAGGGAAGGTTATGAAATAGTATATCAAAATAATAAAGATAAAATAATAAAAATAAATGCTGAAAAGTCTCTAGAAGAAGTTTTCGAAGAAGTGAAAACATTAATTTTAGATAGCATAAAATATTAA
- a CDS encoding cyclic-di-AMP receptor yields the protein MKLVIAIVQDDDAIDLVDAITEAGFRVTKLATTGGFLKSGNTTLMIGVEKEKVQKVIEVVEDICRTRKQMIATPAPISGNADMYMSYPIEVQVGGATVFVVDVDQFVKI from the coding sequence ATGAAATTAGTAATAGCAATTGTGCAGGATGATGATGCTATAGATTTAGTGGATGCTATAACAGAAGCCGGATTCAGAGTTACAAAACTAGCTACTACGGGGGGATTTTTAAAATCTGGAAATACTACTTTAATGATTGGTGTGGAAAAGGAAAAAGTACAAAAAGTTATAGAGGTTGTAGAAGATATTTGTAGAACTAGAAAACAAATGATAGCTACTCCAGCGCCTATATCAGGAAATGCAGATATGTATATGTCATATCCAATAGAGGTACAAGTTGGAGGAGCGACAGTTTTTGTTGTAGATGTAGATCAATTTGTTAAGATATAG
- a CDS encoding DNA polymerase III subunit delta', with protein sequence MRKFIGHSNIISSFEKRVNEGNLSHAHLIVGEDGIGKSNLARIFALKILGKEDNKEYIDIINYKSQKSSFGVDEVRGIIDEVNKKPFEGDKKVIIIYQGNKLTTQAQNALLKTIEEPPKGVFIILLCESLELILDTIKSRCQIYKLTPISKNEIVKYIGEIRSDINESELLASIAYSEGIPGKAERFLMDVRLKELRELLLDLLKSLSINDGEVLLNFEEKMLNYKDNKEEILNILASFIRDLMVYKEVYDYSVIINGDKIEELKQLSMEMSYKKLNSLLDKIKEARINLISNSNFAITIRVMLIGFMEV encoded by the coding sequence ATGAGGAAATTTATAGGTCATAGTAATATTATTAGCAGTTTTGAAAAAAGAGTAAACGAAGGAAACTTATCTCATGCACATCTTATTGTAGGGGAAGACGGAATTGGAAAGAGCAACTTAGCTAGGATATTTGCTCTTAAAATCTTAGGTAAGGAAGATAATAAAGAGTATATTGACATAATAAATTATAAATCACAAAAAAGCTCATTTGGAGTGGATGAAGTAAGAGGAATAATAGATGAGGTTAATAAAAAGCCTTTTGAGGGAGATAAAAAGGTAATAATTATTTACCAAGGAAACAAATTAACTACTCAAGCTCAAAATGCTTTATTAAAGACAATAGAAGAGCCTCCTAAAGGTGTTTTTATCATACTTCTTTGTGAGAGTTTAGAACTAATACTAGATACAATTAAATCTAGATGTCAAATATATAAATTAACTCCTATATCTAAAAATGAAATAGTTAAGTATATAGGGGAAATAAGGTCCGATATTAATGAAAGTGAACTTTTAGCTAGTATTGCATATAGTGAGGGGATTCCAGGAAAAGCAGAGAGATTTTTAATGGATGTAAGATTAAAGGAGCTACGAGAACTATTATTGGACTTGCTTAAATCATTATCTATAAATGATGGTGAAGTTTTACTAAATTTTGAGGAAAAGATGTTGAATTATAAAGATAATAAGGAAGAAATACTAAACATTTTAGCCTCCTTCATAAGAGATTTAATGGTTTATAAAGAAGTTTATGATTATAGTGTAATAATAAATGGGGATAAAATAGAAGAGCTAAAACAACTTTCTATGGAAATGTCTTATAAAAAGTTGAATAGCTTATTAGATAAAATAAAAGAAGCAAGAATTAACTTAATTAGTAATTCAAATTTTGCTATAACCATAAGAGTGATGCTTATAGGTTTTATGGAGGTTTAA
- a CDS encoding PSP1 domain-containing protein: MIKVVGVRFKKAGKIYYFDPKDLDIKKENYVVVETARGIEFGECVIGVKEIPEEDIVAPLKSVIRVAEQDDIDKHKNNKLKEKEALNICLKKIEEHGLNMKLIDVEYTFDNNKVIFYFTADGRVDFRELVKDLATIFKTRIELRQIGVRDEAKMLGGLGPCGRTMCCSSFLGDFASVSIKMAKEQNLSLNPTKISGICGRLMCCLNYEQSTYEDIRKRLPKVGSIVKIPDGQGEVISNNIVKESVKVKYKRVDEEVIEEFKIENVEIIEGSYEDSIDESDIKLEIELPEDKNLIKNLIKDN; this comes from the coding sequence ATGATAAAAGTTGTGGGTGTAAGATTTAAAAAAGCAGGAAAGATATATTACTTTGATCCAAAGGATTTAGATATAAAAAAGGAAAATTACGTTGTAGTTGAAACAGCAAGAGGAATCGAATTTGGAGAATGTGTAATTGGAGTTAAAGAAATTCCGGAAGAAGATATAGTAGCACCATTAAAAAGTGTTATAAGAGTGGCAGAACAAGATGATATTGATAAGCATAAAAATAATAAGTTAAAAGAAAAAGAAGCTTTAAATATATGCCTTAAGAAAATAGAAGAGCATGGGTTAAACATGAAGCTAATAGATGTAGAATATACTTTTGATAATAATAAAGTAATATTTTATTTTACAGCAGATGGAAGAGTTGACTTTAGAGAATTAGTAAAAGATTTAGCTACTATTTTTAAAACAAGAATAGAACTTAGACAAATTGGTGTTAGAGATGAAGCTAAAATGTTAGGTGGATTAGGACCGTGTGGAAGAACTATGTGTTGCTCTTCATTTTTAGGCGACTTTGCATCTGTATCAATAAAAATGGCAAAGGAGCAAAATTTATCATTAAATCCTACTAAAATATCAGGAATTTGTGGAAGACTTATGTGCTGTTTGAATTATGAACAAAGTACATATGAAGATATAAGAAAAAGATTACCTAAAGTTGGATCTATTGTTAAGATACCTGATGGACAAGGAGAAGTTATAAGTAACAATATAGTAAAAGAAAGTGTTAAGGTTAAATATAAGAGGGTAGATGAAGAGGTAATAGAAGAATTTAAGATTGAAAATGTAGAAATTATAGAGGGAAGCTATGAAGATTCTATAGATGAATCAGATATTAAGCTTGAAATAGAATTACCTGAAGATAAAAATTTAATTAAAAACCTTATAAAGGACAATTAG
- a CDS encoding heavy-metal-associated domain-containing protein has translation MKSSLKVYNLNTQNDIMAIREAISSNEGIIACEVSISKKEVSIVYDNRVINIDSIINSLENSGYSVE, from the coding sequence GTGAAGTCTTCATTAAAAGTTTATAATCTTAATACACAGAATGACATTATGGCTATAAGAGAGGCTATAAGCAGTAATGAAGGAATCATTGCTTGTGAAGTTAGTATATCTAAAAAAGAAGTTAGTATTGTATATGATAATAGAGTTATAAATATAGATAGTATAATTAATTCATTAGAGAATTCTGGATATAGTGTTGAATAG
- a CDS encoding DUF362 domain-containing protein, with product MAFVIQDSCVNCGACAAECPVNAISQGDTQFVIDADTCIDCGNCANVCPVGAPVQE from the coding sequence ATGGCATTCGTAATTCAAGATTCATGTGTAAACTGTGGTGCATGCGCTGCAGAATGTCCAGTTAATGCTATAAGCCAAGGAGATACTCAATTCGTTATAGATGCAGATACTTGCATAGATTGCGGAAACTGTGCAAATGTTTGTCCAGTAGGAGCTCCAGTTCAAGAGTAA
- a CDS encoding MBL fold metallo-hydrolase: protein MEIEWFGSTTFILKNSIGKRVLIDPLEAISNKKNYDFDVDIITLSHTPNNKSLKQYITKECTIINDTSSFANEYLTIDGYTSYKDNMNGFKRGENNIYLFNIDGFKLCHLGTVGHILDNKLISKLKNLDFLFIPIGGHFALNGIDAAKLTLDITPKYIIPMFYRNMDEYPYLDGPHKFLSHMKNIKKYNTRSIQTSSLYFKNNNTVLLLK, encoded by the coding sequence ATGGAAATTGAATGGTTTGGTAGTACTACCTTTATATTAAAAAACTCTATTGGTAAAAGAGTTTTAATAGACCCATTAGAGGCTATTTCTAATAAAAAAAATTATGATTTTGATGTAGATATAATTACTTTAAGCCATACCCCTAATAATAAAAGCCTTAAACAATATATAACTAAGGAATGTACTATAATTAATGATACTTCTTCCTTTGCCAATGAATATTTAACTATAGACGGATATACTTCTTATAAAGATAATATGAATGGATTTAAAAGAGGTGAAAATAATATTTATTTATTTAATATAGATGGTTTTAAACTTTGTCACTTAGGCACTGTTGGACATATTTTAGATAATAAACTTATTAGTAAGCTTAAAAATTTAGATTTTCTTTTTATTCCAATAGGCGGGCATTTTGCATTAAACGGTATTGATGCTGCCAAACTGACACTTGATATAACTCCAAAATATATAATACCTATGTTTTATAGAAATATGGATGAATATCCTTATTTAGATGGTCCACATAAATTTTTATCGCATATGAAAAATATAAAAAAATATAATACTAGATCTATTCAAACTAGTTCATTATACTTTAAAAATAATAATACTGTATTATTATTAAAATAA
- a CDS encoding CtsR family transcriptional regulator — protein MARISDTIESFIKDMINDRKENKILIQRNELADKFSCAPSQINYVLTTRFTYEKGYLIESKRGGGGYIIITKITYDNKERRLDLINNSIGDSITYQGAISILDHLIESKTITRKEYEIMKISLNDRTLTSVIDKNRVRADILKGMITIVLS, from the coding sequence ATGGCAAGAATTTCAGATACAATAGAAAGTTTTATAAAGGATATGATAAACGATAGAAAAGAAAATAAAATACTAATTCAGAGAAATGAGTTAGCAGATAAATTTTCTTGTGCACCGTCACAAATAAATTATGTATTAACTACTCGATTTACTTATGAAAAGGGATATTTAATTGAAAGTAAAAGAGGTGGTGGGGGATATATTATTATTACTAAGATAACTTATGATAATAAGGAAAGGCGATTAGATTTAATTAATAATTCAATAGGAGATAGTATTACATATCAAGGTGCCATTTCTATATTGGATCATCTAATTGAATCTAAAACAATTACAAGAAAAGAATACGAAATAATGAAAATATCATTAAATGATAGAACGTTAACTAGTGTAATAGATAAAAATAGAGTAAGAGCAGATATATTAAAAGGAATGATAACGATAGTTTTATCATAA